The Heliangelus exortis chromosome Z, bHelExo1.hap1, whole genome shotgun sequence genomic sequence TGCTATAAACTCCAAACGGTTCTACTCAGAAGAGAGCTATTGCGTAATTTCAAACATTCTCTTGTCACCAAATCCAATTAGAAAGAAGAGTAAATCACCACCCTCAACATCTTAGCTATTCTTTCTTTAATTGTTAATTATCTTGACAGTAGGGTGCTATAGATTAGGAGGCATAGATTATTTTTTGCATGCATGAGGCTTTCAGATCTACTATCAATTAATTCCGGTTTTAAGCAAACTTTAGGATAATATTAATAGCCTGATAGGACTGTGCCGGTGCTTGAAGCAGCTGTCAACCGCtgggcaaccaggctggtgaaaggactcgagcacagaccctgtgaagagaggctgagggagctggggctgttcagcctgaagaagaggcggctcaggggagacctcatcactctctacaactacctgaaaggagcttgtagccaagtgggggttggtctcttttcccagacgactttcaacaagacaagagggcatggtcttaagttgtgccaggggaagtttaggttagatattagaaagaatttctttacagagagggtgatcaagcactggaatggttttggttttttattttttccaaaatgagaaACTTGATGATGTTGTCGTAGCTCTGAAGGTCGCACAGTTTTACACACTCCAGGGAAAGGTGTATTTCTGATGTTTCAATCTACATTGCAGAGTAGATTTCTGCTAAGAAACGTCAGTAAAGTATCTGTCCCAGAGTTTAGGCCCCGATTTGTAAACCTAAACTAGAGACTCAGCTCAATGagttttttaaatgtgtgctGAAATGACTACACGACTCATGTACACAAACGCATTCTGATGAATGAAATAATTCCAATTTATGTATGTCCGGTGCTCCAAGGGATCTAGTCCTGTTGATacctcttctccaggtttgCACTTACCATGAAAGGAACTTCGAGAATGAAATGTCTCTTAAGAGTGAGAGACTTTAAAAACAGTCAAGCTGCACGGGTGGGTCAGGCTCCTGCTGGAGCAGTCACAAACTGCAGGTGCTAAACAAAGATAGCGGTGCTTGCCTGGGGGGGAGGGTGTGATTCAGGAGAGCCAGCAGAGCCGGATGCACACTGATTCACAGTCACATGGATTCTTTTCTCCAGATAGCAAAAAACAGACACCTATTAAGTCCCGTTGTAAATAGATTACCCAGAGCAAAGGCACGGAACTCAGCGGGGCCAGCGGCAGCCCctgctcccgcagcagcagCTGTAGCCCTCTGCTCAGGCCCCGCAGAACTGGTTTGCTCCCAGGGGTTTGCAGCAGGGGATGAGGGCAGGGCCAGAGCTGCTGAGTTTGAGGCTGTTGTGCTGTGACATGAAGTGACCGGAGGATTAATCGGCAAAATCAGGCTCTGCTTCCTCCGTGTCCCTCCCTCCTGGACGGAGCTGTATGATGCACTCCCACCCCCAAGGCAAGCACGATCTCGAGGGGCTTTTCCAACCTTGGCTATTCTATGATGTTGTTCCCATTGCTCAgacacagctccagcccctggggaccTTCGTTAATAACATAACCTCCCGAAGACCTtgcttgcagcagagctgaccGGCACTGTAAGGCTCCTCAGTGCCTCGGTCTGCCCCACACCACCTCTCAAAGGCCGACACTGGGCTCGGGTGACACAGCCCGGGGGACACAGCCCGCGGGGCCCCCCAGGACTCCCGCTCCCTTCCAGACCCCCAGTACCCCTGGCACCCCTGGCACGAGGCCAGACCTGCAGAACCCAGGTCCCCGCCACGGCTCTGCCCGGTCCGGTCCTGCTGCCGGGCAGAGGAAGGCGCGGCGGGTCCGGCCGGAGCTACGGGGCTGAACGCCCGGCCACTCCGCAGACCCCTGCGATACTGCTGCCGGTGCCGTTGCGCCGCAGGTTCCTCTCGCCCTGTCCCCTGCACGCACCCCGCCCCCGTCACGTGGCCcgtcccctcctccctccccgtTGTCCCGGCGGTCCCGCTCGGCGTGCAGTGGGGTCATGTTCCGGATCGAGGGTCTGGGGCCCAAGATGGACCCCGAGGAGCTGCGGAGGAAGATGCGCCGGGACGTCCTCACCTCCGTCCGAAACTTCCTCATCTACGTGGCGCTGCTAAGGATCAGTACGTACGGGGGGAAGAGGCAGGCAGGCTGCGGGGCCTGCGCCTGGGGCCcggccggaccggaccggaccggaccggagCAGCGCGGCCTGCCTGTCTTCCCGTGTGTCTTCCCGTGCTCCTGCCCGGCCCCGTGCCCGTGGGGATGTGTGCAGAGCTTTCGGAGCGGGTCCCGTGGCGGCGGGTGGGTCCTGTCCCGCGGATCGCGGAGCGATCGCTTCACCGGGTGCGGAGGCgctgctgggggcagggagcccCTCGGGGTGACCCCCGCGGCGTGGGGAGCAGGCCCAATGTTGGGCCCTACAGCGACAGCGGGCAGCCTGGCCCGGTAAAGCGATGCCGCAGGGAGAGAGGGGTTCTGGGGGTAGAGCCGTCTGACCTGGGGGCTGCATGGTTCTGGTGCCGCCCAAACGAGCGGCGGGTTCATCACCGGCTCGCCGCAGAACTCACGCTGTCTGCAGCCGAGCTAAGGTCAtgctgcttcattttctcttttcagctcCGTTCATCCTGAAGAAGCTGGACAGTATATGAAGACCGAAGACAAGACTCAGTGCGTGACCCCACCACATGGACTGTAGCTGCTTTTCTCCGTTTGTTAGTCACTGCGTCAGCGGCAGACATCCAGTACTAAATGGTTCTAAAATGTTTCACTTACCTGTACCTGGCCTGCGAGTGTTAGTTGGGAGTGCAGGGGAGATGTATGCAGTCCCTGTGGGTGGGTTCTGGGCACAGAATACTCCCCAGCAATGACTAATGATGGAACATTTCTTTtactgtttaataaaaaaaagtccattttgTATGAAGTGTTTGGTGCTAGCAAGTTGCTTTGTTATGCAGCTACCTCTAAACTGCCACATGCTATGGCTGTCAACCTTACTGAACCTGTCTATATGAAAAATTAAGTCTTTAATGTTTTCAGTTCACAAGCagtttgattttaaataaatggaagaGCAATTGTGTTGCTTTATGCTGGTAGTGGTTTATTTTTAGTAGTCTCCATCTAAATTACACATCACCTGGTATCACTTCCCTGGCTCTTGTTCTAAATTCACTCCCACCTCCACCTTTAAAATTgtactgaggaaaagaaaaggagagcgAAAAGGCAGGGTGGTGGTGTGTTTTTCAGGTTGCTAAATGTGTAGTCGCTGAGCTGCGATCAAGTCTGAAGCTGGAAGAGGGACAGCTGCGGGAGTAGCAGTTAACAAACACTGAGGACTGTCTGTTCCCTCTTGGCTCCAAGCCTGATGTGTGGTAAAAAGGACCCTTTCCTCTCCAAATGGGGAAACCCCTCCCAGGACAGGCAGAGGTTGGAAGTGCAGTTTGTGAATGGCTGGTTTGGAAAACGGGTGTTAATTTGGAAGCATAACCAGGTCATTTAGAGACTTCTTGACAGTGCTGACAAATGGGTGCCTACTACAGTAAAAATCACCCAGTCCTGTTTAATTTGGCTTTTTCTGAGGATAGGCCAGGATATTCTTGAGATCATTTACTCTGATACCTTTGCAAAATGGAACAGGTGCAAGTGAACACGTAGTTGGGGTTATTTTATCCATTTGACAAATGAAGACAGCAGGTAACTGCACTGACTTCATAATATTGGTGGTGGCAGCAATGAGGTAATCACAGAACTTGGCTCTGCTTGTGCCACCCAGAGTCTTCAGCCACCCTGTCCTCTGCCCAGCTGTGGAGCACAGGACACTGGTGTGCCTTTTGGTCCTGGGCCTCGGTGCAGGGTCCGAGGTAGAGTTATCAGAAAGTACGGAGGTGTGAAGGTTTCTAGCAAGCCAGTTTCACTTTACTATATCCTTAAAATCATGTCCGTGGCACCCATTTTTGTCCATGCACAAGCAATATTTCAAGGGTTAACACAGCTGAATGGTCAGCAGTTCTTACTTCTGATCCTGAAGAAATCTGCTAGCTGCAGAATGGTTCCAGttgggtgctgggagctgttAAAGGCTCTGCTAGGAAGTTGTTTTCAGGCACATTGAGAGAGGAAGCCATCTCCCTGTTAAAACGGGAGAAACTTAGAAATAGCTGTTTTTCTTGTGATTGTTTTACTGCAATCTCTGACACGCCAGGCAACTGCATATTTCTCCTCCAAGCAGGAAGGAGAGACGAACAGGATGGTGAGGGGGTGTCAGGCTGTGGTATGGCCGACGACTCCCGACTGCTGCCTCTCTAACTTCTACAGCCTGTCCTGCTGAATGCCAGATGTgctgctgtgtggctgcagACTCTGGAGAAAGAGCTGCTCACCTCCCAGGAAGCAACAGGGTTCCTGCCCCAACAACAGGATCAGGTCAGCAAGTCAAGTGGAGTGTGAGTCCTTGTGAGGTGCAGGTTGTCCTGTATGCAGCTTTCCTCAGGTGACTTTGttaggagcaggaggaagatgcTCTTTCTCCCCTCATGGTCAAGGCTTTTGGTAACAcaaatttatttctgctgtatCTCATCATCTGCCTGTGCTGGAGTGCTGGTGTTGGGGAACAGTCTAGGGATGTATCAAAACTCTGCGTGGCATCCTCACCTATTTGACTACATTTGATGCAAGCAGATGGCAGGCTTACCTTAGGTAAAGAACAGAGAGCTGGAAATGAAGATGTTCCTACATGCAGCATGTGATCATGTCAGCATGGCGTTTCCACGCATGTGTGCTCCTCAGAGTAGCTATTTCAACGTCTTGGTGTTTTCTAAAATAACCTTTCCATCATAATATTTTTGGACCAAAACCACAGAAGCtctgtgtggtttgttttctatTCGCAAATTTTTCCCAGGCTTACCACTGGTTTGGGTTTCCTACTCCTGATCTTACAGGGCAGTTTTACTAATGGGGTGCGCTCCCCAGTGTGGGATCTGTCTTCCATTTTCCACGCTGCTCCGCCCAGCTCTGCGACTTCTTCCACCACCATGCCAGGCCGCCCAGAGATGGGAGTGGTGTTGAACAGTGGTAGCTTCTGCAGCACGGACCAGATGAAACCCTGCAGTGCATGTCTGCATGTGTTGGGGTGTTGCCAGATGGGAAGTGTCCTACTGCCCTGCACCAGCCTCCTGGCCCTACCATCATGTTTGGAGCACCTAAGAGCAGACCTCTAGTAACCATGAAGAGTTATCAAATAGATGGAATGGGGCTTCTCACAGTGGTGCATGGCAGGAGGGTGAGTGACAGTAAGCACGAGCTGACAAGAGAGTTTTAGGCTGGGTGTAAGCAAACACTTCTCCCACATGAGGACAGTCAAGCAGTGGAAGAGGTTGTCCAGAGGGGCTGGGCAGTGCCCATCCTTGTAGGTtttcaagaccaggctggataAAACCCTGAATAACGTGTTCTGGCTCTTAGCTGCCCCTGCTTTGAGCTGGAGGATGGACTGTAGACTTCTGGCGATCTCTTCCAGCCTGAACTAACCTATTCTGTGCAAATGAAGCAGAGTTCTGAAACCCCCATGACACAGAACTGCTGTCGGACCAACATGCTGGGCTTTCTTTCCCGTGAATTGTCTGGGCAGCAACACAGACTGTGAAGGAGAGCAGCCTTTCCCCTCGACTGTGGAGCTGATTTCAGTGACTCATGTGATCAAGATGCCTGCCAAATTGACTCTTGAGTCTAGAAATGAAGATCAgtgaggaaatggaaaaaataccacTTGCCAAAACTGTGTTCCAGTGTCTGCAGGTACATGAGTTCAGACAGACAGAATAGGCATGACTCTGGGAAAGATTAATCATCTCTGCATTTAGGGAGGGAAGACAAGCACTCACCTGGAGCAGAGCCAGTTATAGACAGGCAGCACAGCGGACAGAAACATCTGATGTAGTGGGAAGTGCCCCAGTCCCTGGCAGGGGGGGCTGTAACCAGGTGATCTGCATGGTTCCCCcccacccaaaccatcctgtgattctgtgacttggCAGCATGTCAAAGACGTGAGAGAAATAATGAGGAAATTATGGAGCACTTAGCACCAAGATTTAGCACAGAAGAGTGCTTGGTGTGTGACTCGTTTTAGATAAAAATGCTGGAGGGGAAAGTGTATGACAGTGCATCTGCAAGACATCTGTGACATGTAGgcactgaaaagcagcacagctttcCTCTGGATCAGTGTTAAAGTCCAAGCAAGTTTTTTTTGTTCACAGCCTCCACATCACAGTAACACAGACTGAGGCTGCTGTGTCACGATTTAATGCTGAGCTGGTGGCTAAATGAGGCAGCACAGGGACTCACTGCAAGGATTACCCTGCTCCTGTGTACAGCCAGGATGTGTTGCTTTTGCTGCCTTGGATAAACTATTGCCATGGTCAAATATTACCATGAAAGGGTGCAGGTGTATGTTCATACATGGCTCTGACTGGAACATGCAGATCCATGTATCTGAACCCCCAGTGCACCCCACTGAGCTGAAGCAATTACCTTCATGGGTCTTTCTTCCCCGTCTCTCCCATCTATAAGTGGCTGGTGTTTTTGTAAACAAGTCTGTTAAGGTAGATGCAGCAAACTGGTAGCAGTGGCAGCACTCCATCTGTGTGCCTCTACATGCTTGTAGGCAACACCAGCAAGCAGAGAGTTCATCAGGTGGCCCTCAGTACCGCGGGGGGAAAAGTGGGACAGAGCTGAAAAATCTACTCAGTGGAGGAGGATCTGGAGAGTTGTTTTGTATTCTCAGTTAATGGAATGGGCTTACTGTCCTGTTTCATTTGCAGCAGGCAAGCAGTCATGAAGGATTCTGCTTTCCTTGCTTTACTGTGCCACCTCTAGCTCTCCGCATGTTTGATAGCATCAGCTTCTTCGTTTCCAGACCACACTCACTTCTTGCTCTTCATTTTGCCTGTCCTGGGTTTCTCCACACTCCTAATTTCAGCTTTGAACTGACACATGCTCTGAAGAAGGTGTTCTCTTGGGGACAAACAGTGGTGGGATTAACAACTGGTGACCTTTTCCTCAAGGGGAGGACCTCTAACCATGCGTGataagcaggagaaaaagagccAAAAGCGAGCTTTCcactgaatattatttttaaagttctgcttaatattttattcCCACTTATTTCCCATAAATCTCAGTATTAATGCATATTTTCAActacatattttcaaaattaattaattattttctaactaggaaaatatataaaactgaCATTAAACTTACACCAAGGGTATTAATGCAACATTTTCTAAACTCCTGTGACAAAGGAAGCAAAGGTGGCCACTGCTTCCTAGCTTGGGCTCAGATCTTCCCAAGTGCATAAATTCCTGCTTCCCTGCaacaggctgggggacagaTTTTGGAGAATGTCTTCAATAAATAACTGAACTTTTCTATCAGCCACCCTCAGACTCTCTGAAAGATTCCAACTTCTGCATGAGATACTGCATTTCCAGAACAGCCTTGAAGTGAtgctctcctctcttctccccacccAAATCTCTTAGTTTCAGATCTTCCTTCACACGTGGCAGACAACTCACCACCATGCAACTTACGGTGTAGCATTTGCTGTCTCACCAGCACACATCACAGCAGGGACTAATGCCATGCCAGAGCCCCTGGCAGTGACAGAGCCTTCGCAAGAGTCTGTCTCTATGGTTGTTATGTAAAACAATGCCACTCATTTATCTGCCTtatcttcagttttcctttcaggaGAGGAATTACTCCTGCCAGCAGTTGTTACTCTGTAGAAAATCCACGGAGGCTTAAGGACAACacgtagtcaccaatatggttaaagtgaagtcattTATTAACAATTTACACTCACTTTATATAGAACCCTTGTTTAcataacgatatcttgcaggtggctgtatcttggccacaaatcctgttctcacagaacttctaCTGGCTACATCgttatcctgttattcttcttttctgctgccagctcccttatctttttcccatagctcatctttcagtaaccttgcaactaggcctcaaggcccttagtttactctagctaaagctaaatagtcaggattgctcacaggtctgttttcttccagacagtttcccagcATTACTCTGCTTAGGGTACGACTTGCATTCAAGTATGCCCTTCATTAAAGAAACCATCCAGAAATGTTTGGCAGCAGCGAAGCTGCTCATGCCCTTATCAGGACAGGAAAAGTGAGTGCACTGGAGCAGCCTCCTCCGCTGCAGGCAGACCTTGCCTGTTGCTCTTGAGAAGGACGACCCAAATATATGCAGCTCGTATCTGATGAAATCCTTCCTCGCAACCAGCTCCTTTCTCATCTACAAATCCTGTTCTGTGGAGTGAAAGGAGAGCACGTAAGAGCTGGCTGGCTCCAGGTAACACCATCCTCTGGTGCTGTCAACATTGCCTGAGGGTCATGGCTGGCCCATGACAGGAGGGAtccctttttcttgcttttgttctgtTCCAGGGCTGTGATTGTTCCATCTGTGTGTGCCTCTCCAGCCACACTAGTAGTGTGAGTCTGGTAGGCACCCTCATCTTCCTTTGCTAGTTGGTCATGCTGACTAAACCATCCCAGAAAATATGCTATTATTAACAAGCACACACATTCTGTAAAGCACCCTGGAACCACCGAACATTTGTTCAAAATAGGCACAAAATACTGCTCCTCTAAGCAGTTACGAGTGCAATCTCCTGTGTGACACATCTGCCTGGGAGATCTTCCTTGgtccttctctccctgctttcaCCACTTACAACTTTTTAACTTCTCACCATCACCAGGAccttgggctgctgctgcctgtccaACCCTGTCCTTGCACATTTGCTCTGCTGAACTCACAAAAACTCACCCATGTCTTTGTGCTGGGAATGTCCAACTCCTCCTTTGCTCTGGAAATAGCTTGGTTCAAGGGAAATTGttgttcaagaagcatttggataATGTTCTCAGGCACATGGTTGGATTCTTGAGGTGCCCTGCACAgagacaggagttggacttgatcttgatgggtcccttccacccTGACAAATTCTATGATGTCCTCCTCAAACCTGAACAGCCACATCTTACCtgtctcccagcagctgctctagGAGTCTTACGCCTTTGGATGACTGTGAGACCTGCAGGTTTTCACGAGAGTGTGCAGATGTTAGATGACATTTGTGAAACccatgaaaagcattttctggttttttcttccctaagAGTAACGCTCTAAGTAATGCACTAATGCCACAATGTCTAGTCAGAACTCTGCCACGATGCCTTGCAACTGAttttaaacaacttttaaacaactttgttttctgaagttgCGATAAACACAGTTATCACGTATATTTTGCATAAAAGGACTCTGTAAGtacattataaaaaaacccaaaacaaaatacagaaccaacaaaaccacacaacTGTTCAGCAGGtggcttttcttttcacatCTAAGCTTctgcaaaactgttttcataACTGCTGTTCCCATCTACATACACTTTTTTGTAACAGCTATACGTAAGAATTTCTGCTGCTATTAAGTGTTATTCACAGTGAGTCTGAACATAActccaaaaagcagaaaaagatgtTACACTGAATTTGAAGGAAACACTCACCAGTGTTATGAATTGTTATGTTAGCGGGAACATCGTGACCCTTACAGAATTAAAGGTCCAGTCAGGGCCACTGAATGGAATTTAAATCAGCCTTCTCTCTGCCCATACTGTCACTAACATGCTGTTAGTGGACAGTAGGGCAGAGGAGTTTCCTGCAGTGCTAAGAGGAGGGAGAAGCGAGGTGACGCTCACAGGACAGCTGCTCTCTCCAGCTCTCGGGAAGTGCACTGTGGAATACACCCCTTCCTGCACACACTCAGCTGGCACCGAGACTCTCTGACTCCCTTCTTCCCTGTCACCCCTGAATCTGAGCCCTGTTCAGCCCTAAGGGCACCTGAGCTCACTTAGTGTTGCTCCTGTGCCAACAGTGAAGAGCTCTTCTGCCTCAGGTGCCAAGAATATCCTGGGCTGTATGAAAaggagcatggccagcaggtcaagggaggtgattcttcaGAAAACCCCACCAGGAATGCTGCATCCAGCCCTGGGGTCCCCAGTAGTCAGAGTTTGGGAAGACCCTCCATCTGAGTCATGGGGTTcagactggacccccttgctttctaaactccttttCAGAGAGGAGTCTGGCTGCGCCCGGATACAGTCATAGCCCCCAGCTATGAGTCTGGACCCTTGATTCTGTCGCACTTGATTTATTGCAGCTTGATCCCCTGGATGGGGTACTTTACGCATGCCATTTCAGGCCTCACAATTTGTCCAGGCAACACACACTCAGGCCACTATCCAATCAGTCTGTTTAAGGTACAGCTTCTCCTGAGGCGTTGGGTCTCTCGTCTCTGCTGCACGCCGCACCTTTGGCTTCCTCTTTTGTTCCATCCACACCTAAAATTCATCCATCCACACATGCTGTGTCCAGGTAGAAAGGTCCTTCTCATCATTTATTGAACTACAGTTCCTGGAATTCCAGCTTCAGTTGGCTTTCTTACCTTCATGTGGTACTGTCTCACTGTCATGGGAGGCTTGCTGCAGTGCTTTTTCATTGTACCAATCCATCATTACTACTTTCTCCAGGTGACAGTTTAACTAGAGTTCCATAGTAGTTCAGCAAGGCCTAAAGGTCAAAAATCTCAGCTAATTATGCTGAGCAAAAAGCGAAGAAGGGCCTAGTTTGGTCAAGCTCTGAATGCCTAGCTGCAACCAAACctagtattttcattttatattagGTGGTGCTTTATACTGTGGCCTcctatgaaaaggtcacaacatcaatagGCAAGGGAAGCGCAGTCAACATCctttacctggacctgagcaaagccttccACACACTCCCACACAATATCCTGGTCTCCAGGCTGGgaaaacatgggtttgatggatggaccactgGGTGGGTAAAGAACTGTCTGGATGCCTGCACCCAAAGATTGTCTGTCCATGTCCAAGGGGAGGCCAGggacaagtggagtccctcaaggatcacTGTTGGGACCActcctgttcaacatctttgttggcaTGGAGGGCAGcattgagtgtaccctcagcaaggtcactgatgaccccaagctgtgtggtgtggctgacacactggagggaagggatgtcatccagagggaccttgaaaggctggagaagtgggccCACGTCAACgtcatgaagttcaacaaggccaagtgccaggtcctgcccctgggtcag encodes the following:
- the TOMM5 gene encoding mitochondrial import receptor subunit TOM5 homolog, translating into MFRIEGLGPKMDPEELRRKMRRDVLTSVRNFLIYVALLRITPFILKKLDSI